Proteins encoded within one genomic window of Ranitomeya variabilis isolate aRanVar5 chromosome 4, aRanVar5.hap1, whole genome shotgun sequence:
- the LOC143767135 gene encoding oocyte zinc finger protein XlCOF29-like: MDRTGEDYTVVKKTSSDRCQDPVSEGWGRPLSPITGPPPHPLIHEDINDQKILELTYKMIELLTGEVPIRCQDVAVYFSMEEWEYLEGHRDLYKNVIMEVPQPLTSPDLSSKRTTPERCPRPLLPQDCNQEDPSAPQDHQVDGEKVSGDLPYDV; encoded by the exons atggacagaactggagag gattacacagtggtgaagaagacctctagtgatcgctgtcaggaccctgtgtctgagggatggggaagacccctgagcccaatcacggggcctccacctcaccccctgatccatgaggacatcaatgaccagaagatcctagaactcacctacaagatgattgagctgctgactggagag gttcctataaggtgtcaggatgtcgctgtctatttctccatggaggagtgggagtatttagaaggacacagagatctgtacaagaacgtcataatggaggttccccagcccctcacatctccag atctatccagtaagaggacaacaccagagagatgtccccgtcctcttcttccacaggactgtaaccaagaagatcccagtgctcctcaggatcatcaggtagatggagagaaggtgtcaggagatctcccctatgatgtgtag